TTCAGAGGACCCCTCAAGGTACAGAGGCAAGGGAAGCATCCTTATCCCCCCGAATATGGAGCATGCCCCTCGTTAAACAGGAACCAGGCAGCGGGCTTCCCCTCCGTGCTTTTCGACGATTTCCCAGGGTGTTTGAAGGCCCGTTCACTGGTATTATAGCGTTGGATCCGATGGCGATCGTCGCCTTGACCCGAAGTCCCCAATCGTTTCGATGGAATGGGAGCCTCCAGAGGCGACTCGCACGTCGCGAAGGATCGGAACGGACCTGTTAACTCCCCCAGGGGTTACGCAGCCGGGCTCTTCCTGGGGGGTTAGGGCCATCCCGCCGCCCAGGGCTGGAGCCTGGGGGCGCAGGCCTGAACTCCTGGAAACATCGGAGGAACCGATGGGGCCAGGGGTTGCGAACTCGGTGGCTTCTCCCCGCACAGCGGATCTGGTGATCATCGGCGGAGGGATCGCTGGGGCAGCGGCCGCCTTCTACGCGGCCCGCGCGGGCTTTCGAACGGTGGTGGTGGAAGGCAAGCCGTGGCTGGGGGCGTTGACGACCGCCGCGGCTGTGGCCTGCTTCCGCGCCCAATGGGACGACCCGGACTTCGCGTACCTGATGGTCCCGAGCATCGCCACGTATGAGCGGTTCGCCGAGGAGATCGGTATCCCCGACTACGATATCGGCCTGCGCCAGCAGGGATGGCTGTTCGCCACGACGGATCCTCAAGGCCTCGATCGTTTTCAGCGATGGATCGAAGGCCAGCGACGCCTGGGGATCACCGACACCGAACTCTGGACCGGCGACGAGGCCCGACGGCGCTTCCCATGGCTTTCCCCCGATGTGACGGCCGCCACGTTCCGGGCCCGGGACGGCTGGCTCTCGCCGCACGAGGTGGTCTACGGCTACGCGCGGGCCAGCGGGGCGACCTTCCTACTGGAGACGGAGGCGTTCCGGATCCACACCGCCGGCGGGCGGGTCATCGGCGTGGAAACCTCCCGCGGGTTCCTCGCCGCGCCCCGCGTGGTCATCGCCGCAGGGCCGTTCTCCCGGCACCTAACGGCCACCGCCGGGGTGGACCTCCCGCTGTTCCTGCTCCGGCGCCAGCGGGCCTTCGTGGCCGATCCGGCCATCCCCTCCGATGCCCCGATGGTGGCGGACGACGACACCGGGGTGTACTGGCGACC
This DNA window, taken from Thermoflexus sp., encodes the following:
- a CDS encoding FAD-dependent oxidoreductase; its protein translation is MGPGVANSVASPRTADLVIIGGGIAGAAAAFYAARAGFRTVVVEGKPWLGALTTAAAVACFRAQWDDPDFAYLMVPSIATYERFAEEIGIPDYDIGLRQQGWLFATTDPQGLDRFQRWIEGQRRLGITDTELWTGDEARRRFPWLSPDVTAATFRARDGWLSPHEVVYGYARASGATFLLETEAFRIHTAGGRVIGVETSRGFLAAPRVVIAAGPFSRHLTATAGVDLPLFLLRRQRAFVADPAIPSDAPMVADDDTGVYWRPEAGGAFLGWGLPEPPGEPQDPVPADPLFPARALEGAARLTPFFREVAARLTRDRVSVAAGQYTCTPDGKPLIGGCPPVDGLYVLAGDNGYGIESAPQAARHLIAVMTGQLPEAENPFRVHRTFRPTGKKVL